The proteins below come from a single Minwuia thermotolerans genomic window:
- a CDS encoding lipid II flippase MurJ has translation MRPLLAGSPRNRQCVRLRDPETRRVSVLLSAPVAAMTGATIAFLQAQNRFFIATIGTAIINLVLIFALLIPADADTLLWLAGAILAGALIRWLVQVLAIGRGAAGGFVLRPWLVDRILLAHFGRTAAAEAVVFFYPFALRAIATLFGVGALASVNFATKLVLLPLGVAIMTLTTVLLPRLAGLAPREGQEGDIAGLRRMAGQGQFWTLVLSAMSAAVLIVHARWLVELAFGWGEIGDAGLRAISLYTAIYSISLLPMGLNIFLRRVLNTMGDTSAPMIAEICGFAAFVGGALAIVALGLPLEAVLLTAAGGGLVSMSVLLRAPAGKAVRLGERLIRPELWLAVILSGVATAAPGLILERVAPGHAWLPAIAIAAGGMAGLCAALAVNREARAAVRTLLPRRQ, from the coding sequence TTGAGGCCTCTGTTAGCGGGGTCGCCGCGGAATCGCCAGTGCGTTCGCCTCAGAGATCCAGAAACGCGCCGAGTATCGGTCTTGCTGTCCGCGCCAGTGGCCGCCATGACCGGCGCGACGATCGCCTTCCTGCAGGCGCAGAACCGGTTCTTCATCGCCACCATCGGTACCGCCATCATCAATCTGGTGCTGATCTTCGCGCTCCTGATTCCGGCCGATGCCGACACACTGCTGTGGCTGGCCGGCGCGATCCTGGCCGGCGCCCTGATTCGCTGGCTGGTCCAGGTGCTCGCGATCGGCCGTGGCGCGGCAGGTGGCTTCGTACTCCGCCCCTGGCTGGTCGACCGAATTCTGCTGGCGCATTTCGGCCGCACCGCAGCCGCGGAGGCGGTGGTCTTCTTCTACCCTTTCGCGCTCCGGGCGATTGCCACGCTGTTCGGGGTCGGCGCACTCGCTTCGGTCAATTTCGCCACCAAGCTGGTACTGCTGCCCCTGGGCGTCGCCATCATGACCCTGACCACCGTATTGCTGCCACGCCTCGCCGGTCTCGCCCCGCGCGAGGGCCAGGAAGGCGACATCGCCGGTCTGCGCCGGATGGCAGGACAGGGGCAGTTCTGGACCCTGGTGCTGAGCGCCATGTCCGCGGCCGTGCTGATCGTGCATGCCCGCTGGCTTGTGGAACTGGCGTTCGGCTGGGGCGAGATCGGCGATGCGGGACTCCGCGCCATCAGTCTCTATACGGCAATCTACAGCATCAGCCTGCTGCCGATGGGGCTCAATATTTTCCTGAGGCGTGTCCTCAATACGATGGGCGACACCAGCGCCCCCATGATCGCCGAAATATGCGGATTTGCAGCGTTCGTCGGCGGCGCGCTGGCGATCGTGGCACTGGGCTTGCCGCTGGAAGCTGTGCTGCTCACGGCGGCGGGTGGTGGCCTGGTTTCGATGTCCGTGCTGCTCCGAGCTCCTGCCGGCAAGGCAGTCCGCCTTGGCGAACGTCTCATCCGCCCCGAACTTTGGCTGGCGGTTATCCTCTCGGGCGTGGCGACAGCCGCGCCGGGTCTGATCCTCGAACGGGTGGCCCCCGGCCACGCCTGGCTGCCGGCGATCGCCATCGCTGCCGGCGGGATGGCTGGTCTCTGCGCGGCGCTGGCGGTGAACCGCGAGGCGCGGGCGGCGGTCAGGACCCTTTTGCCGCGCCGTCAGTAG